ACggtaacctggaactcctggtctcaagcgacccgccctcctcagtctccccagttgctgagattacaccatGCCCGCCAGtgctttaaaaatgatatttcagcAAAAATTGATCTATTGAAATGTAAGAAAAACACTTGGCCTTCCAAATGCTTTCCTGTTGTTTTGAGGAGGGGGAAAACACAAAATCTTGCTCATTAGctttgaaattaaaaagtcaCAAGAAGGTATATCCTAGTATCACAGAATAGGTATTTTGTAGCAGTTAGCATCTCCACTCTATAAAAAAACACCGAGTTGACAGTCTTTGACTTGAATATGCATCATAGGCTTCCCTTTAATAATCTCCCTCCACTCTTTTGCCTACTTGGCCAGCACACGAAATTTCTGGACCGCCTGTAGATTAAGAAAACCCTTGTCTAGGTCAAAGGGCAACTCATACACTCAACTAAGAAACCTTTGTGCTCTAGGGAAATATTTctaccaaatattttcttttcccagcaaTTAATCGAGACTCTCTTGGTCCTAGCTCCCTGAGCTTGAAAGTTCCGAAGATAATGGCTTGCACTGTGAGTATTAAGGACGCACTGTACTGGCTGATATTCTGGTATCCAGCGGTAACATTACTCCGGCCCTTCGCTTTCGTCTGTTTCAGGTATACATCCCCTCTGCGGAACTCAGTCCAGCATTGCTAGTTGACAAGCAATACACAATTATGTCTTCATGGACCAAAATAATCATGATTTCAGCTCAAGATATTACATTTTATAAGGACACGGGTCCTTAAAACAGCAGTAACAGTGACCCCCAAAATTCGAGATCCGACTCCGAGAATTTCACATGGATTCCTGAATATGCCCTTCCGAAAAATGTTTCATCTTTATTCTAAACAGAAAGCACTACGCCAAGACAGGAGCCAGCTGGGCCTTGGGGGACCGGGCACTGGTCTTGGATCAAGAATCAGGCCGCCTTCCCGAGGGCGGGCGCGCCCCCAAGAGTCCCCCGGGTTCGGGCACTGCCGCCCCGGGACAGTGACGCGCCCAGCCGAGCACCCTCGCCCTGCTCGCCGCGACCCTGCGGGGTCACTGAGGGGCCGGGACTCGGCTCTCGCTTCGCTGGCCCCTCACCTCTTCCACACCTCCCCGCGAGGACCGACTCCGCGGCTGCCTAGGAGAACTCTGACCGCGGGCGCCTCACCCGGCGGGGGTCGCCCGCGAAGCGCAGATTACAGGGCGACCCACAATCAGCAAGGGGAGGCTGCTCCGAAGCGAGGAGCACAGCTCAATCGGCAGCCGGCGCCGCGCCGAGCTTGCTCCTGCGCGGGACCCACAGCGCAGACCCGCGGGCGGGGCGCGcgcccgccgcctcctccccgcccgGCCCCTTCCCCCACGGCGCAGTCCTGCAAGGGGGCTCCCTGTTACCTGCGGCAGGGCGGCGGGGGAGGAGGCCGAGGGTCTTGGCTTTGGTCCCCTGTTGGCCCCCGTGTTGACACCAACCACCCCTGCCTGCCTGTAAGGCTGTGGCCACTACACCCAATCTTCTGGGGGCCGGGTTTCTCCCACACCATAGAGACGGGTCCGGAAACGGGACAGAAGGCCCGCCTTCCTCCCTCCGACGCCACCGCTGAGGCCAACGAACCAGGAACCGAGGTAGAGTGGCCGCACAGGTGAGTCTCAGGCCAGTGCCATCTTGAGTGTGGGCGCTGTGACGTCCCCGCTTTTCACTCACTGCCCTAATGGTCTAGTTAGTCCACCAAGATGTCCCCTTTCTAGACGTT
This region of Macaca fascicularis isolate 582-1 chromosome 1, T2T-MFA8v1.1 genomic DNA includes:
- the LOC135966082 gene encoding uncharacterized protein; the protein is MPFRKMFHLYSKQKALRQDRSQLGLGGPGTGLGSRIRPPSRGRARPQESPGFGHCRPGTVTRPAEHPRPARRDPAGSLRGRDSALASLAPHLFHTSPRGPTPRLPRRTLTAGASPGGGRPRSADYRATHNQQGEAAPKRGAQLNRQPAPRRACSCAGPTAQTRGRGARPPPPPRPAPSPTAQSCKGAPCYLRQGGGGGGRGSWLWSPVGPRVDTNHPCLPVRLWPLHPIFWGPGFSHTIETGPETGQKARLPPSDATAEANEPGTEVEWPHRCCT